One Streptomyces sp. NBC_00554 DNA segment encodes these proteins:
- a CDS encoding MFS transporter has translation MSTLAAAQPVPNTVDPTTARKVTLAGCVGIFAELYDNGIFGFMAGTLAAVFFPGSENAVQLVFLGYAVSFFFRPLGGVICGHLGDRIGRQRMLVFVIMLISVATAAIGLLPTYASIGIAAPALLILLRVLQGFSVGGEASGAMSFLAEHAPEGKRGRYTSYAQIASFLSLLTGTLIAAAMTSGLGTERMESWGWRIPFLLAIPLGITGIYIRKRISDTPNFMRLQEEGGLSKNPLKEAFSSAEHRRAMLLALFIPLMNGSGYYVLFGYMPTFMSTELDFSKVQGLLVTATSLVAICLAIPYMGSLSDRIGRKKVLAGAAIAMAVAGVPCYLLIGTGSVPLAILGACLMAVIFAGHTGVIHILLVELFPTRVRYSAYGLGYNVSAALFGGTAPLLMTYLIDRTGNTNMPAFYAVLTALGTLLAVSRVKGRAHLPLRDA, from the coding sequence ATGAGTACCCTGGCCGCCGCTCAGCCAGTGCCCAACACGGTCGACCCCACAACAGCGCGCAAAGTCACCCTCGCCGGCTGCGTCGGTATCTTCGCCGAGCTCTACGACAACGGCATCTTCGGCTTCATGGCGGGCACCCTCGCCGCCGTCTTCTTCCCCGGCTCGGAAAACGCCGTCCAGCTCGTCTTCCTCGGCTACGCCGTCTCGTTCTTCTTCCGGCCGCTCGGCGGGGTGATCTGCGGCCACCTCGGCGACCGCATCGGGCGCCAGCGCATGCTGGTCTTCGTCATCATGCTGATCAGCGTCGCGACGGCCGCGATCGGCCTGCTGCCGACGTACGCGAGCATCGGCATCGCCGCCCCCGCGCTCCTCATCCTGCTGCGCGTACTCCAGGGCTTCTCCGTCGGCGGCGAGGCGTCCGGCGCGATGAGCTTCCTCGCCGAGCACGCCCCCGAGGGCAAGCGCGGCCGCTACACCAGCTACGCGCAGATCGCCTCCTTCCTATCCCTGCTCACCGGAACGCTGATCGCCGCCGCGATGACCAGCGGCCTCGGCACGGAGCGCATGGAGTCGTGGGGCTGGCGGATCCCGTTCCTGCTGGCGATACCGCTGGGCATCACCGGCATCTACATCCGCAAGCGGATCAGCGACACCCCCAACTTCATGCGTCTGCAGGAGGAGGGCGGGCTGTCGAAGAACCCGCTGAAGGAGGCGTTCTCGTCCGCCGAGCACCGCCGCGCGATGCTGCTCGCCCTGTTCATCCCGCTGATGAACGGCTCCGGCTACTACGTGCTGTTCGGCTACATGCCCACCTTCATGAGCACCGAGCTGGACTTCAGCAAGGTGCAGGGCCTGCTCGTCACCGCGACCAGCCTGGTGGCCATCTGCCTCGCGATCCCGTACATGGGCTCGCTGTCCGATCGGATCGGCCGCAAGAAGGTCCTGGCGGGTGCCGCGATCGCGATGGCCGTCGCCGGAGTCCCCTGCTATCTGCTGATCGGCACGGGCAGTGTGCCGCTCGCTATCCTCGGAGCCTGTCTGATGGCGGTCATCTTCGCCGGTCACACCGGCGTCATCCACATCCTGCTCGTCGAGCTCTTCCCGACCCGGGTCCGCTACTCCGCCTACGGCCTGGGCTACAACGTCTCCGCCGCCCTCTTCGGCGGCACCGCCCCGCTGCTGATGACGTACCTCATCGACCGCACCGGCAACACCAACATGCCCGCGTTCTACGCCGTCCTCACCGCCCTCGGCACGCTCCTCGCCGTGTCCCGGGTGAAGGGCAGGGCTCACCTGCCGCTGCGCGACGCATAA
- a CDS encoding biotin-dependent carboxyltransferase family protein: MADTLTIHRAGLTAVQDLGRPGRSRFGLPVNGAPLDQYSARVANVLTGNAENAPLLEITALDFSCTPSADVLIAVTGAPADFTVDDVRRPQWEPTIVRSGETIRITGIRRGVRVYLAVYGSVNAPSLLGSCAPDTILGFGRQLRDGDEIAVRIPCPPLDHPVFRIPLFQLHAPVPRFGEACTVDVTDGPELAEFGATAGRLFDSRFTVTPQSNHIGLRMSGDVPRRVTSGEVLSRGVPVGAVEVPAGDELLVLHRGRGVTAGYPVLAVVTSTGLFALGQARPGQTVRFRRRTVTEAVGAYRAQRHSINALRTRVRRVFDALHIPVPVPQLSHLVQQRSQS, from the coding sequence ATGGCTGACACCCTCACCATCCACCGCGCCGGTCTCACAGCCGTCCAGGATCTCGGCCGCCCGGGCCGCTCCCGGTTCGGACTTCCGGTCAACGGCGCCCCCCTCGACCAGTACTCCGCCCGCGTCGCCAACGTCCTGACCGGCAACGCCGAGAACGCGCCGCTGCTGGAGATCACCGCACTCGACTTCAGCTGCACACCCTCGGCCGATGTGCTCATCGCGGTGACCGGGGCTCCCGCCGACTTCACCGTCGACGACGTACGACGCCCGCAGTGGGAACCCACGATCGTCCGGTCCGGCGAGACCATCCGGATCACCGGGATCCGGCGGGGCGTACGGGTCTATCTCGCGGTGTACGGCTCGGTGAACGCGCCCTCGCTGCTGGGCAGTTGCGCCCCGGACACGATCCTGGGCTTCGGCCGGCAGTTGCGCGACGGCGATGAGATCGCCGTGCGCATCCCCTGCCCGCCCCTCGATCACCCGGTGTTCCGCATCCCGCTCTTCCAACTGCACGCCCCCGTACCGCGGTTCGGCGAGGCGTGCACGGTCGATGTCACCGACGGCCCGGAACTGGCCGAGTTCGGCGCCACGGCCGGGCGGCTCTTCGACTCGCGGTTCACCGTGACCCCGCAGAGCAACCACATCGGGCTGCGGATGAGCGGCGACGTACCGCGCCGGGTGACAAGCGGCGAGGTGCTCTCCCGTGGCGTGCCCGTGGGAGCGGTCGAGGTGCCCGCGGGCGACGAGCTGCTCGTTCTGCACCGCGGGCGCGGTGTCACCGCCGGTTACCCCGTGCTCGCGGTGGTGACCTCGACGGGCCTTTTCGCGCTGGGGCAGGCCCGGCCCGGGCAGACCGTCCGCTTCCGGCGCCGGACGGTCACCGAAGCGGTGGGCGCCTACCGCGCCCAGCGCCACAGCATCAACGCCCTCCGCACCCGCGTCCGCAGGGTGTTCGACGCCCTCCACATCCCCGTCCCCGTCCCGCAGCTCAGCCACCTCGTCCAGCAAAGGAGTCAGTCATGA